DNA sequence from the Tissierella sp. genome:
CTTTATTAACTGTAATTCTTACATTAAACTTAGAAGTCTTTAAATGGGATATAGTAGTTTGTCTATTAGCTGGTATAATTGTGGCAATGATAACTAACCCTCATAAATATTTAGGATTTACAAAATCTATAAGCACAGGTGCAACTTCATCAATAACTGCAATAATAAATACATCCGCTGCAGTTGGATTTGGTGCTATAGTAAAATCAGTCCCAGGTTTCAAAACTTTAACTGATATGTTGATTGGAATAAAAGGATCTCCACTTATTTCTGAAGCAGTTGCAGTTAATCTTTTAGCTGGTGCAACAGGCTCAGCTTCAGGTGGTATGGGTATAGCACTAGAAGCCTTAGGAGAAAAATATTATCAACTAGCATTAGAAACAGGAATTAGTCCGGAGGCATTTCATAGAGTAGCGTCATTAGCATCTGGTGGGCTTGATACACTTCCTCATAATGGAGCAGTACTAACACTACTTGCTGTTACTGGATTAACTCACAAGGATTCCTATATAGACATATGTGTTACATCATTAATATTACCAGTATTATCATCAATACCAGCAATAATACTTGCAAGTTTAGGAATATACTAAAAATTAACAAGATACCCACTTAAGATTATATTAGGTGGGTATCTATTATATAAAATGTTAAAATATATTTATAGAGCATAAAAACAGAGCCATCTTGGCTTTGTTTTTTGCTTGAAAAGGCATAACAGCATTTTTCTATTAATTTTTGAAATCATTTCATAAATTTATTAAATCTTATCTAAATATTGTATAATTATATTAGTGTAGTCAAAAAAGATTAAAAATTACTTAATAGGATGTGATAATTATGAAATCCTTTATTACAAGTGATAGTGTAAATATTTATTATGAAATAAAAGGACAAGGACTTCCTCTTGTTTTTATTCATGGATTTACAGAGGATCATAATTCATTTAGGATACAGCAAAGGGTACTATCCAAGAAATATAAGGTCATAACCTATGACTTAAGAGGTCATGGTCTATCAGATAGGATAGACTATGGATTAAATATTGAAAGATTTGCATTAGATTTAAGAGAACTTATTGATTATCTAAAATTGGAAGAAGTAATATTAGTTGGATGGTCCATGGGAGTGTCCATTATACTTGAATATATAAAACTATATGGATTAGAAAAATTATCTAAGATATGTATTGTAGATAAAGGACCAAAAGTCATAAACGATAGTAACTGGAACTTAGGTCTATACCATGGACAATATACTATGGAAGATGCTTTAAAGGATTTAGATTTAATAAAAAGTAACTGGATGGAATTTGCTGAAAGATTCATAAAAATCATGGCACCATATTTTAGTGATAAACAACTTAAAATTGCTATGGATAAGATGAAGAATAACTCTCCCCACATAATGTACTCCATATGGAAATCAATGACAGAAAAGGATTATAGACATATTTTGTATAAGATAAATATACCAACATTAATAATCTTTGGGGGGAAAAGTACTTTATATTCAATTAATGCTGGGAAATATCTTAAAGAGAATATTAAAAATTCAAAACTAATAATATTTGAGGATTGCACCCATTTGTTGGTATTAGAAAACCCTATTAGATTTAATAGGGTTTTGGAAGAATTTATTAGTAATAAAAAACATAATCTTTAATTAAAAATCTTTCTACTATGGATTTAATATAATCCATAGTATTATTTCTTGCATCTTCATATGAAATCTTATTTCTTAAAACCTTTTTTAACATACCTTCATATATTAAAAGCGTCATATCATTTAACTTATCTGCATCTTCTGACTTTATATAGCCTTCATTAACACAACTCAGCACAGTTGTCAAACCTCTTTCGTTGATATCACTTTTTAAAAGCATAGTAGAAATATTCTCATGATAATTTTGTAAATACTCTGGGAAAATTTTATAATATTCTTCTACATAATCTTCTATATCTTTATCTAAGTTTGAAAAGAAAATAGCATTATAAATCTCTGGCTTATCAAAGGAATAATCACAAAAACATTCCCATACCTTAAGAAATCTATCCATTGCATTATTAGAATCTGATAAATATGTATTCAAAGAAAGAGCATAGTCTTTTATATATTTCATAGAGGCATAGAAAATTAAATGATCAAGATTCTCAAAATAATTATAAAGAGTTGCACTATTATATCCAGCCCTATCAGCTATTCTTCTTAAGGTTATTCCTTCAATTCCATCCTCATCAATTAATTCTTCCGTAGCATTAATAAAGTAGAGCATCATTCTTTTTCTTTGTACTTCTCTTTTTGACACCATCATATCACCAATCACAATTTATTTTACATCTAATATATATTAGCATAAAAAAATATATTCTACAAACTAATTATAATATTAGCCATTAGGCTAATCTAAGAAATAAAAGACCCATAAATAAT
Encoded proteins:
- a CDS encoding alpha/beta hydrolase, with the protein product MKSFITSDSVNIYYEIKGQGLPLVFIHGFTEDHNSFRIQQRVLSKKYKVITYDLRGHGLSDRIDYGLNIERFALDLRELIDYLKLEEVILVGWSMGVSIILEYIKLYGLEKLSKICIVDKGPKVINDSNWNLGLYHGQYTMEDALKDLDLIKSNWMEFAERFIKIMAPYFSDKQLKIAMDKMKNNSPHIMYSIWKSMTEKDYRHILYKINIPTLIIFGGKSTLYSINAGKYLKENIKNSKLIIFEDCTHLLVLENPIRFNRVLEEFISNKKHNL
- a CDS encoding TetR/AcrR family transcriptional regulator, coding for MMVSKREVQRKRMMLYFINATEELIDEDGIEGITLRRIADRAGYNSATLYNYFENLDHLIFYASMKYIKDYALSLNTYLSDSNNAMDRFLKVWECFCDYSFDKPEIYNAIFFSNLDKDIEDYVEEYYKIFPEYLQNYHENISTMLLKSDINERGLTTVLSCVNEGYIKSEDADKLNDMTLLIYEGMLKKVLRNKISYEDARNNTMDYIKSIVERFLIKDYVFYY